One segment of Carya illinoinensis cultivar Pawnee chromosome 1, C.illinoinensisPawnee_v1, whole genome shotgun sequence DNA contains the following:
- the LOC122312475 gene encoding caffeic acid 3-O-methyltransferase-like, with the protein MASHAAFHPSNLDGDQIEEDESFVYAGQLANSIVLPMALQTVIELGVFEILAKAGPGVKLSPSQISVEMSTTNPEAPKMLDRILRMLASHSVVSCFAGADDAGSFQRLYALSPVSKHFVPDEDGISYYPMMALIQDKVFLASWSQLKDAIIEGGIPFNRVHGMNAFEYLGMDPRFNKVFNTAMLNHTTMLVKKILECYKGFEPLKQLVDVGGGLGGALNLITSKYPHIKGINFDLPHVIQQAPSYPGVEHVGGDMFESVPKGDAIFMKGILHDWSDEQCLKLLKNCYTAIPNDGKVIVVEAFLSMMPEVSTFMKRNSQLDVLMMAQHLGGKERTKQEFEALATKAGFKGIRYECLTAYSCEVMEFFK; encoded by the exons ATGGCATCTCATGCGGCATTCCACCCAAGCAATCTTGATGGTGACCaaatagaagaagatgagagctTCGTCTACGCCGGGCAACTGGCAAACTCAATTGTGCTGCCCATGGCCCTGCAAACGGTCATTGAGCTTGGCGTTTTCGAAATCCTGGCCAAAGCAGGTCCTGGAGTTAAGCTCTCCCCCTCACAGATTTCAGTAGAAATGTCCACCACAAATCCTGAGGCACCCAAGATGCTGGACCGCATCCTCAGGATGCTAGCCAGCCATTCTGTGGTGAGTTGCTTTGCGGGTGCTGATGATGCTGGATCTTTTCAGAGGCTCTATGCTCTTTCACCTGTGTCTAAACACTTCGTCCCTGATGAAGATGGAATCTCCTACTACCCTATGATGGCTCTCATTCAAGACAAGGTCTTCTTAGCTAGCTG GTCCCAGCTAAAAGATGCAATTATTGAGGGAGGAATTCCATTCAATAGGGTTCATGGCATGAATGCCTTCGAATATCTTGGCATGGACCCTAGGTTTAATAAGGTTTTTAACACAGCCATGCTCAATCACACTACAATGCTTGTTAAGAAGATCCTTGAGTGCTACAAGGGCTTCGAGCCACTCAAGCAATTGGTCGATGTTGGCGGTGGCCTAGGTGGCGCGCTTAATTTAATTACTTCCAAGTATCCCCACATCAAGGGTATTAATTTTGACTTGCCTCATGTTATACAACAAGCCCCATCTTATCCAG GTGTGGAACATGTAGGAGGAGATATGTTCGAAAGCGTTCCTAAAGGAGATGCAATCTTCATGAAG GGGATACTTCATGATTGGAGTGATGAACAGTGCTTGAAGCTTCTGAAAAACTGCTATACAGCTATTCCAAATGATGGAAAGGTAATTGTTGTGGAGGCATTTCTTTCAATGATGCCCGAGGTCAGCACTTTTATGAAGCGCAACTCTCAACTTGATGTGCTTATGATGGCTCAACACCTAGGAGGAAAGGAAAGGACGAAGCAAGAATTTGAGGCCTTGGCAACCAAAGCTGGATTTAAAGGCATCAGATATGAATGCCTTACAGCTTATAGTTGTGAGGTCATGGAGTTTTTCAAATAG